The following proteins come from a genomic window of Alnus glutinosa chromosome 10, dhAlnGlut1.1, whole genome shotgun sequence:
- the LOC133880252 gene encoding protoheme IX farnesyltransferase, mitochondrial-like — MWGRSSLSLSSKLLHSNPCNPLVSTSYGVVRTPIPIPHLYSASSESFNLGFLKPDGTVDLSSMAVGSVARVRQVAELARHYSRCYCELSKARLSMLVVASSGTGFVLGSGIAIDFTGLCWTCAVTMMVAASANSLNQVQS, encoded by the exons ATGTGGGGGAGGAGCTCACTGAGTCTCTCTTCCAAACTCCTCCACTCAAACCCTTGCAACCCTCTCGTTTCCACCTCATACGGCGTCGTTCGGACGCCGATTCCTATCCCTCACCTCTACTCCGCGTCTTCAGAATCGTTCAATCTAGGGTTTTTGAAGCCCGATGGGACCGTCGATCTCTCGTCCATGGCCGTCGGATCGGTGGCTAGGGTTCGCCAAGTCGCCGAGCTCGCTCGCCATTACTCTCGCTGCTACTGCGAGCTCTCCAAGGCTCGGCTCAG CATGCTAGTAGTCGCGTCTTCGGGGACTGGATTTGTTCTTGGGAGTGGAATTGCAATTGATTTTACTGGCCTTTGTTGGACTTGTGCTGTTACCATGATGGTTGCAGCATCTGCTAACTCATTAAATCAGGTTCAGTCTTAG
- the LOC133879222 gene encoding protein NRT1/ PTR FAMILY 7.2-like produces METLLQAQTERNDALEQRMLHLEIVLTSIGVSHVSPGVQQSPPANGGSTSSGGVDGKVKNGREACTLDGTVDWHGRPAVRQRTGSWVAAILILVNQGLATLAFFGIEVNLVLFLTRVLGQDNAEAANNVSKWTGTAYLFSLVGAFLSESYLGRYKTCAIFQAIFVLGLVSLSILSSIFLIKPSGCGSDHVHCGSHPGFHLALFYLSIYLVALGNGGYEPNIATFGADQFDEEDSSEVPSKIAFFSYFYLALNLGCLFSNTILGYFEDGGNWALGFWASAISAALALVLFLCGTKRYRHFKPQGNPLSRFCQVLVAASRKWKAEMTPRGEDLFEFQEKDYAKNGDRKILHTQGFKFLDRAAAITSEDFHQMDRETYNPWHLCTVTQVEEVKCVLRLLPIWLCTIMYSVVFTQMASLFVEQGAAMKTTIAKFHIPPASMSSFDILSVTAFIFIYRRVLDPLLARWKKSGKGFTELERMGVGLVIAILAMIAAGLVESFRLDHATTKCPNCEGSSSLSIFWQIPQYVLIGASEVFVYVAQLEFFNGQAPDGLKSFGSALYMLSISLGNYVSSLLVTIVMKISARDGSPGWIPSDLNKGHLDRFFFLLAALTAANLMVYIICAKWYKYIKFEGKSGDNNVGNDHI; encoded by the exons ATGGAGACATTACTACAGGCTCAGACCGAGAGGAATGACGCCTTGGAGCAACGCATGCTACACCTCGAGATTGTGCTCACCTCCATAGGAGTATCACATGTGAGCCCTGGTGTTCAGCAGTCTCCACCTGCAAACGGAGGTAGTACATCGTCT GGTGGCGTGGATGGAAAGGTGAAAAATGGGCGAGAGGCTTGCACACTTGATGGAACTGTTGATTGGCATGGCCGCCCTGCAGTCCGACAGAGAACTGGTTCTTGGGTCGCTGCAATTTTGATCCTTG TGAATCAAGGGCTAGCTACGTTGGCATTCTTCGGAATAGAAGTGAACTTGGTGTTGTTTTTGACGAGGGTGTTGGGTCAAGATAACGCCGAGGCAGCTAACAACGTTAGCAAATGGACAGGAACTGCTTACCTTTTCTCCCTCGTCGGTGCCTTCCTTAGCGAGTCTTACTTGGGAAGATACAAGACTTGTGCCATCTTCCAAGCAATCTTTGTCCTT GGCCTAGTATCACTCTCCATATTGTCATCCATATTCTTAATCAAGCCTAGTGGGTGTGGAAGTGATCATGTTCATTGTGGATCCCATCCAGGCTTTCATCTAGCACTGTTCTACCTCTCAATATACCTTGTTGCCTTGGGAAACGGAGGCTACGAACCAAACATAGCTACATTTGGAGCAGATCAGTTTGATGAAGAGGATTCTAGCGAAGTACCCTCTAAAATAGCATTCTTCAGCTACTTTTACTTGGCTTTGAACCTGGGATGCCTCTTTTCAAACACTATTTTGGGCTATTTTGAGGATGGAGGGAACTGGGCACTAGGGTTTTGGGCATCAGCTATCTCTGCTGCTCTGGCATTGGTCTTGTTTCTTTGTGGCACCAAAAGGTACAGGCATTTCAAACCTCAAGGCAATCCCCTCTCTAGATTTTGCCAAGTGCTGGTCGCTGCTTCAAGAAAATGGAAGGCTGAGATGACCCCAAGAGGAGAAGATTTGTTTGAGTTTCAAGAAAAGGATTATGCCAAGAATGGGGACAGAAAGATACTCCACACTCAAGGCTTCAA ATTCTTGGATAGAGCAGCAGCTATCACTTCGGAGGACTTCCACCAGATGGACAGGGAGACTTACAATCCATGGCATCTTTGCACCGTGACACAAGTTGAAGAAGTCAAATGCGTTTTAAGGCTCCTCCCAATCTGGCTATGCACGATTATGTACTCAGTAGTTTTCACTCAAATGGCGTCTCTCTTTGTGGAACAAGGTGCTGCCATGAAGACCACCATTGCCAAGTTCCACATTCCCCCAGCAAGCATGTCTAGCTTTGACATTCTCAGTGTCACAGCTTTCATTTTCATTTACAGACGGGTTCTCGACCCTCTTCTTGCCAGGTGGAAGAAGAGTGGTAAAGGATTCACCGAGCTTGAGAGGATGGGAGTTGGCCTTGTTATAGCAATATTGGCAATGATTGCAGCTGGGCTTGTAGAGTCTTTCAg GTTAGACCATGCAACAACGAAGTGCCCCAACTGTGAAGGTTCGAGCTCTTTGAGCATCTTTTGGCAAATTCCACAGTACGTACTTATTGGAGCATCTGAGGTTTTCGTGTACGTTGCTCAGCTAGAATTCTTCAATGGGCAGGCTCCCGACGGGTTAAAGAGCTTCGGAAGTGCCCTTTACATGCTATCCATATCGCTGGGAAACTATGTGAGCAGTTTGCTGGTGACAATTGTCATGAAAATCTCTGCCAGAGATGGTTCGCCGGGTTGGATTCCCAGCGACCTTAACAAAGGTCATCTAGACagattcttcttcctcttggcAGCTTTGACAGCAGCTAATCTCATGGTCTACATCATATGTGCCAAGTGGTATAAGTATATCAAGTTTGAAGGAAAGAGTGGAGACAACAATGTCGGCAACGACCacatttga